TCCACGACGTACTCGGTGAACTCCTTGCGGCGGCCCTCGAGCGTCTGCGCGATGACCTCCTCGACCTGGAAGTCGACGAGGTCCTGGCTGCTGTCCTCGTCGGAGGCGCAGTGGATCTTCGCGGTCGCCCGGCCGAGCTGGTCCACGACGGTCGCGATGTCGGACGGGTCGTTGAGGCCGCCCCAGTCGAGATCCACCTCGTACGGCGACACCTCGGCGACGACGTACCCGACACCGTCGAGGCTGGTGTGCCCCAGCAGCGGGTCGGTGTGCACCTGCAGCGCCCGCTGGCTGACGACGGTGCGGTGGCCCTCGTGCTCGAAGTAGCCGTCGAAGGCCTTCGAGTCGACGAACCGGCTCAGCGCCGGGATGTTGGCCTGCTTGATCGAGAGCACTACGTCGTTGTCGAGGGCCTGGCTGTAGCCCTCGACGAGCACGTTGTACGCCGGCAGCCCGGCGCTGCCGATGCCGAACCCGGATTTCCCGACGACGTCACGCAGCTCGTAGAACAGCTCACGGTCGAAGCGCTTCGACTCCGGGATGGTCTCGAGGTAGCCCTCGAACGCCTTCACGACCTTGGCGCGCTCGGCCCTGCCGAGGCTGCGTACGGACGCGTCGCCGGAGAAGCGACGCACGCCGTCGTGGAGCTCGGTCATGCCGTCGAGCAGGTCGGCCCGCTTGATGTGGCGGGCCGCGACCAGGGCCTCGAGCACCGCACCGGTGCTGTTGTCGAGCTGGAGGGCGAAGTCGTCGTCGTCCACGCTCTCGCGGTAGTGGTTGATCTGGGTGAGGTAGGCGCGTACGTAGCGGGCGATCAGCTGTCGCACGGTCTCCTCTGGCAGCGCCTTCTGCCAGCCGACGAGTGCGAGGCTGGCGGCAAAGCGTTGGAGATCCCACGTGTAGTGGCCGAGGTAGGCCTCGTCGAAGTCGTTGACGTCGAAGACGAGGAAGCCGTCGGAGTTGAGGTAGGTACCGAAGTTCTCGACGTGCAGGTCGCCATGGATCCAGATGCGCGAGCACGTGTCGTCGACGTACTCGTCGGGCTCCTCACTCACGTCGGCATAGAACAGGCAGGCCGAGCCGCGGTAGAAGGCGTGCGGGTCGGCGGCCATCTTGCGGTACTTCGTCCGGAAGGCGACCGGGTCGGCCTCCATGAGGGGCGCGAAGGCGTCGCCGAGCGACCCCACGATCAGGTCGGCGCGGGCACGGGCATCGGCGTCAGTCACGCTTGCGACCCTACGTTGGGCGATTTGGTGGGCGCGGTTCTAGAGTCGGCGCGTGACCGACACAGATCCCACCCCTGGCACCGCCTCGCCGTCCGAGCTCGCTGCTGAGGCCGCCCACGTCCTCGCCGACCTCACCGGGGTCGAGCGGCACGACGTCGCCCTCGTGCTCGGCTCGGGCTGGCTGCCCGCCGTCGACGCGCTGGGAGAGGCCACCGCCGAGATCGCGACCACCGACCTGCCGGGCTTCTCGGCCGCCGCGGTTGCCGGTCACAGTGGCAAGATCCGCAGCATCCGGACGGGCGACAAGAATCTGCTGGTGTTCCTCAGCCGCACCCACTTCTACGAGGGCAAGGGCGTGCGCCCCGTCGTCCACCCGGTGCGTACGGCGGCCGCCGCGGGCTGTCGTGCCATCGTCTTGACCAACGGCTGCGGCGGGCTCAGGGAGACGTGGTCGCCCGGCACGCCCGTGCTCATCAGCGACCACATCAACCTGACCGCGACCTCCCCGATCGAGGGTGCCAACTTCGTCGACCTGACCGACCTCTACTCGAGTCGGCTGCGTGCGCTGTGCAAGGAGGCCGACCCGAGCCTCGACGAGGGCATCTACGTGCAGTTCCCCGGGCCGCACTACGAGACGCCCGCCGAGATCGGCATGGTGCGCGCGATCGGGGGCCACCTGGTCGGCATGAGCACCACTCTCGAGGCGATCGCGGCCCGCGAGGCCGGCATGGAGGTGCTCGGCATCAGCCTGGTCACCAACCTCGCCGCCGGCATCAGCGGCGAGCCCCTCAACCACGCCGAGGTGCTGGAGGCCGGCAAGGCCGCCGCCAGCCGGATGGGCGAGCTGCTCGGCAGCGTCGTCCCCCGCATCTGATGCGCGTCCTGCTCACCGGCGCCGGCGGCAGCATCGGCCGGATCCTCTGCGAAGGCCTCGCCGACC
This is a stretch of genomic DNA from Nocardioides sp. InS609-2. It encodes these proteins:
- a CDS encoding DUF2252 domain-containing protein; translation: MTDADARARADLIVGSLGDAFAPLMEADPVAFRTKYRKMAADPHAFYRGSACLFYADVSEEPDEYVDDTCSRIWIHGDLHVENFGTYLNSDGFLVFDVNDFDEAYLGHYTWDLQRFAASLALVGWQKALPEETVRQLIARYVRAYLTQINHYRESVDDDDFALQLDNSTGAVLEALVAARHIKRADLLDGMTELHDGVRRFSGDASVRSLGRAERAKVVKAFEGYLETIPESKRFDRELFYELRDVVGKSGFGIGSAGLPAYNVLVEGYSQALDNDVVLSIKQANIPALSRFVDSKAFDGYFEHEGHRTVVSQRALQVHTDPLLGHTSLDGVGYVVAEVSPYEVDLDWGGLNDPSDIATVVDQLGRATAKIHCASDEDSSQDLVDFQVEEVIAQTLEGRRKEFTEYVVEWGLAYADRVRDDHALFVGAFREGDIGISAT
- a CDS encoding purine-nucleoside phosphorylase, coding for MTDTDPTPGTASPSELAAEAAHVLADLTGVERHDVALVLGSGWLPAVDALGEATAEIATTDLPGFSAAAVAGHSGKIRSIRTGDKNLLVFLSRTHFYEGKGVRPVVHPVRTAAAAGCRAIVLTNGCGGLRETWSPGTPVLISDHINLTATSPIEGANFVDLTDLYSSRLRALCKEADPSLDEGIYVQFPGPHYETPAEIGMVRAIGGHLVGMSTTLEAIAAREAGMEVLGISLVTNLAAGISGEPLNHAEVLEAGKAAASRMGELLGSVVPRI